From [Clostridium] symbiosum, a single genomic window includes:
- a CDS encoding 2-keto-3-deoxygluconate permease, whose translation MRILDRMERFPGGMVVIPMFATALVNTLFPRALEIGGVTTALFKDGTLAIIGILLFFSGSQLKLSSLGTALRRGGILVGVKILVAFAAGLFMMKYFGPEGFLGISTLALVTAVSNNNPAVYLALVKKYGDDIDASVFGLLCLISMPVLPIAVLGLSGGGFDIREIITLLVPFLLGIVLANLDNKIAELTAGGTAIMLPFIGFCFGASVNLFRAFESVGAGLLILLIYTVVTMVPQLAADRLLAGRPGYAALSSCTIGGTAVAIPAIVGEALPVHAPYAEAAVAQLALAMTLSCLLTPYLTGLWEKRRRRREKGGSDTNFICGSDSL comes from the coding sequence ATGAGAATACTGGATCGTATGGAAAGATTCCCGGGAGGGATGGTGGTGATACCAATGTTTGCCACGGCGCTTGTGAATACGCTGTTCCCGCGGGCGCTTGAAATAGGGGGAGTGACTACGGCGCTTTTTAAGGACGGGACGCTGGCAATTATTGGCATTCTCTTGTTTTTTTCAGGAAGCCAGCTCAAGCTTTCCAGTCTGGGAACGGCGCTTAGAAGAGGCGGCATTTTAGTCGGAGTCAAAATCCTGGTGGCCTTTGCAGCAGGTCTTTTTATGATGAAATACTTTGGTCCGGAAGGTTTCCTCGGAATCTCCACACTGGCCCTGGTCACGGCCGTATCCAACAATAATCCGGCCGTTTACCTTGCCCTTGTGAAGAAATACGGTGATGATATCGACGCCTCCGTATTTGGCCTTCTGTGTCTGATTTCCATGCCGGTCCTGCCCATTGCGGTGCTGGGGCTGAGCGGTGGGGGCTTTGACATCAGGGAAATCATTACGCTTCTGGTGCCCTTTCTACTTGGAATTGTGCTGGCAAATCTGGATAATAAAATAGCGGAACTGACGGCCGGAGGGACTGCTATTATGCTGCCCTTTATCGGCTTTTGTTTCGGAGCTTCTGTAAACCTCTTCAGAGCGTTTGAGTCGGTGGGAGCCGGACTTCTGATTCTGCTTATTTACACTGTCGTGACAATGGTTCCCCAGCTCGCTGCCGACAGGCTGCTTGCGGGGCGGCCGGGATACGCGGCGCTGTCGTCTTGTACCATAGGAGGGACTGCCGTGGCGATTCCGGCCATTGTCGGGGAAGCGCTGCCGGTCCATGCCCCCTATGCAGAGGCGGCAGTGGCCCAGCTTGCCCTGGCAATGACGCTGTCATGTCTTTTGACTCCCTATCTTACCGGACTCTGGGAAAAGCGGCGCCGGAGGAGGGAAAAGGGCGGAAGTGATACAAATTTTATTTGTGGCTCCGACTCTTTATAA
- a CDS encoding DUF4349 domain-containing protein has protein sequence MKNRNTIRSILLLLGIGFLLTACGSSSAKTSAAGNAQEAMLYHEIPQATEAAQAMKDEYRPDSSEETDTVTSSGGIQPVDTQRKLIRTVSMSLESTQFDSLMESITKKVTELGGYIENSNISGSSIRYGSDRNQRSAQITARIPADNLPAFITEVEENGNVTGKQESVEDVTLSYADVESRKKTLEVEQERLWELLEKADTTEAIITLESRLSEIRYQLESYESQLRLMANQVSYSTVNLYVDEVSLFTPTKEETVGQRIRRGFLENLESVGKALTDLLVWLISTSPAIVLCLAVFFVIWMAVKKYAGRKEKDQGEEGMKENKRFFKRKK, from the coding sequence ATGAAAAACAGGAACACAATACGGAGCATACTTCTGCTTCTCGGTATTGGTTTTCTGCTCACGGCGTGCGGCAGTTCGAGTGCGAAAACAAGCGCTGCCGGTAATGCACAGGAGGCCATGCTGTATCACGAGATTCCACAGGCAACCGAGGCGGCCCAGGCGATGAAGGATGAATACAGACCGGATTCATCGGAAGAGACGGACACGGTCACCTCATCCGGCGGGATTCAGCCGGTGGACACACAGAGGAAATTGATACGCACCGTGTCCATGAGCCTGGAATCTACACAATTTGACTCACTGATGGAAAGTATCACTAAAAAAGTAACGGAACTGGGCGGATACATAGAAAATTCTAATATCTCGGGCAGCAGCATCCGCTATGGCAGCGATCGGAACCAGAGAAGCGCACAGATTACGGCGCGCATTCCGGCCGACAATCTCCCGGCCTTTATCACCGAGGTGGAGGAGAACGGAAATGTGACCGGGAAACAGGAATCTGTGGAAGACGTCACCCTGAGCTATGCCGACGTCGAGAGCAGGAAAAAAACGTTGGAAGTGGAGCAGGAACGCCTGTGGGAACTTCTTGAGAAAGCCGATACCACGGAGGCCATCATCACGCTGGAATCCAGACTTTCCGAGATACGCTACCAGTTGGAGTCCTATGAGTCCCAGCTCCGCCTTATGGCAAACCAGGTTTCCTACAGTACCGTAAATCTGTATGTCGATGAAGTCAGCTTATTTACACCGACCAAGGAGGAGACGGTAGGCCAGCGGATCAGGAGAGGTTTCCTGGAAAATCTGGAGAGCGTAGGAAAGGCCCTTACCGACCTTCTCGTATGGCTGATTTCCACCAGCCCCGCTATCGTACTTTGCCTGGCCGTGTTCTTTGTCATCTGGATGGCGGTGAAAAAATATGCAGGCAGAAAAGAGAAGGACCAAGGGGAAGAAGGAATGAAGGAAAATAAGAGATTTTTTAAACGGAAGAAATAA
- a CDS encoding type 1 glutamine amidotransferase family protein: MKKEVLVFIFDSYADWEPAYICPELNNPETDYVVKTLGLDSEPKRSMGGFRTLPDYTVDNFPKDFSFLLLTGGLAWMERKNDAVLPVVDYAVRNHIPVGAICNATNFMAQNGFLDHVRHTGNTVEFMKSQAPNYSGEKLYLEKQAVSDSGIITANGSAALEFSREILLTLKAKTEDGAREWYGMHKYGFYQD, encoded by the coding sequence ATGAAAAAAGAAGTGTTGGTATTTATATTTGACAGTTACGCCGATTGGGAACCCGCTTATATCTGCCCGGAGTTAAATAACCCCGAAACAGACTATGTGGTAAAAACGCTCGGTCTTGACAGTGAGCCGAAGCGTTCCATGGGCGGGTTCCGTACTCTTCCCGATTATACGGTAGATAATTTCCCGAAGGATTTCAGTTTCCTGCTTTTGACCGGCGGCCTTGCCTGGATGGAACGAAAGAATGATGCCGTCCTGCCCGTTGTAGACTATGCGGTCCGAAACCATATTCCGGTCGGGGCTATCTGCAACGCTACAAATTTCATGGCACAAAACGGATTTTTAGATCACGTCCGCCATACGGGAAATACTGTGGAATTTATGAAATCTCAGGCCCCGAATTACTCCGGTGAAAAGCTCTATCTTGAAAAACAGGCTGTCTCCGATTCCGGCATCATCACGGCCAACGGCTCCGCGGCCCTGGAATTTTCCAGGGAGATACTTCTGACATTAAAAGCAAAGACGGAAGACGGCGCCCGGGAATGGTACGGAATGCATAAATATGGTTTTTACCAGGATTAA
- a CDS encoding response regulator transcription factor produces the protein MAEKQRILIVDDDYNIAELISLYLTKECFETRIVGDGEEALKLFPVFEPNLVLLDLMLPGIDGYQVCRELRASSQVPIIMLSAKGEIFDKVLGLELGADDYMIKPFDSKELVARVKAVLRRYQAAPPAAAPQPTDQHGDFVEYPDLIVNLTNYSVIYNGHSIEMPPKELELLYFLASSPNQVFTREQLLDHIWGYEYIGDTRTVDVHIKRLREKIKDHDKWALTTVWGIGYKFEVKR, from the coding sequence ATGGCAGAAAAACAGCGGATCCTCATCGTAGATGATGATTACAACATCGCAGAATTAATTTCACTTTATCTGACAAAAGAATGTTTTGAGACAAGAATTGTCGGAGACGGGGAGGAAGCGCTGAAGCTTTTCCCGGTCTTTGAACCTAACCTGGTACTTTTAGACCTGATGCTTCCCGGAATCGACGGGTATCAGGTCTGCCGGGAGCTTCGGGCCTCCTCGCAGGTCCCTATCATCATGCTGTCCGCTAAAGGCGAGATTTTTGACAAGGTGCTCGGTTTAGAACTGGGTGCGGATGATTACATGATTAAACCCTTTGACTCCAAAGAACTGGTTGCAAGAGTAAAGGCCGTCCTCCGCCGTTACCAGGCTGCTCCGCCTGCGGCGGCTCCACAGCCCACGGACCAACATGGCGATTTCGTCGAATACCCGGATTTAATTGTAAACCTGACCAATTACTCCGTCATTTACAACGGGCATTCCATCGAGATGCCTCCGAAAGAACTGGAGCTTTTATACTTCCTGGCCTCTTCCCCCAATCAGGTTTTCACGAGGGAACAGCTTCTGGATCACATATGGGGGTATGAATATATCGGAGATACCAGAACGGTTGACGTACATATTAAACGTCTGCGCGAGAAGATCAAGGATCATGACAAATGGGCTTTGACGACGGTATGGGGCATTGGGTATAAGTTTGAAGTGAAGCGGTGA
- a CDS encoding LysR family transcriptional regulator, translating to MDIKQLKRFLDLCETGSFTRTAENMFLSQQALSTSMNILEEELGKMLFKRTSKGVILTKEGKVLKELCTPLVQSFDEMTLELNRRFNNERGHLVIGLAPGVLQASSPDMLLRFRYAYPNFDFRAVESPDTTCVDNVLNGSVDLAFCPRPHDESEVEYLPLREEKLCAVINRNSPLASLKALGVEDLKEEKLVSLNKYYQIYYKILDWYRLHGLVPDFAVESGEISILLSMVKMDTYVFICMDHIAEDMDKNSCVRVPIADDNFVWQYGIVYKKGKKLDHSAKVFIDFVNNNSHRRL from the coding sequence ATGGATATCAAGCAACTGAAACGTTTCTTAGATTTGTGCGAGACAGGCAGTTTTACCAGAACGGCGGAAAACATGTTTCTTTCACAGCAGGCGCTCAGCACCTCCATGAATATCCTGGAGGAAGAGTTGGGCAAGATGCTGTTTAAACGCACCTCCAAGGGCGTCATTTTGACAAAAGAGGGAAAGGTGCTGAAGGAACTTTGCACCCCTCTGGTTCAGAGTTTCGACGAGATGACACTGGAACTCAACCGGCGTTTTAACAATGAGAGGGGGCATCTGGTGATCGGCCTGGCCCCGGGAGTTTTGCAGGCGAGTTCCCCGGACATGCTGCTGCGGTTCCGTTATGCTTATCCCAATTTTGATTTCAGGGCTGTTGAAAGTCCGGATACGACCTGCGTCGATAACGTCTTAAACGGCTCGGTTGATCTGGCCTTCTGTCCGCGGCCCCATGATGAATCGGAGGTAGAGTATCTTCCCCTGAGGGAAGAAAAGCTCTGTGCGGTAATCAACAGGAACAGCCCGCTTGCCTCACTGAAGGCGCTGGGGGTGGAAGATCTGAAGGAGGAGAAGCTGGTTTCACTAAATAAATACTATCAGATTTATTATAAAATCCTGGACTGGTACCGCCTGCACGGGCTGGTTCCCGACTTTGCAGTGGAATCGGGGGAAATCAGCATTCTGCTGAGCATGGTAAAGATGGATACGTATGTATTTATATGTATGGACCACATTGCCGAGGACATGGATAAAAACAGTTGTGTCAGAGTACCCATTGCCGATGACAATTTTGTATGGCAGTACGGAATTGTCTATAAGAAGGGGAAAAAACTGGATCACAGCGCCAAGGTATTTATCGATTTTGTCAACAATAATTCACACCGGCGTCTGTAG
- a CDS encoding YafY family protein, protein MKIDRLSGLLSILANTEQITVQELADRFEVSRRTIFRDLDALSRAGIPITSCPGFGGGVSVIEGYKLNNQMLSDGDKEKIFTALSGLKSLGGDDSVTSLIAKLVPENETDFFSRSNYVIDFSSWFSDSITHEKALKLHRAICDKRCVSLEYISRRARSVRMVEPCKLVFKQSHWYLYAFCQEKEEFRLFRLSRIVCFDILEQQFRPRPVKNIEFISYYGEELFSPHEQEDFEEVVLEYEPEDAFELTDKMDASFFKRNKDDGESPCEIRFYTSDLHRTAVFILGFIHKVRVVSPPELIGEIRQLQK, encoded by the coding sequence TTGAAAATCGACCGATTATCGGGCCTGCTTTCCATTCTGGCAAATACGGAGCAGATTACGGTCCAGGAACTTGCCGACCGTTTCGAGGTTTCCAGACGGACCATTTTCCGCGATCTGGATGCCTTAAGCCGCGCCGGAATCCCCATCACCTCCTGCCCCGGATTTGGAGGGGGCGTATCGGTTATAGAGGGCTACAAGTTAAATAACCAGATGCTCTCAGACGGTGATAAGGAAAAGATATTTACCGCCCTGAGCGGCCTGAAAAGCCTGGGCGGTGATGACTCAGTCACAAGCCTGATCGCAAAACTGGTGCCTGAAAATGAGACGGACTTCTTCTCCCGGAGCAATTACGTAATCGACTTTTCCTCCTGGTTCAGTGACAGCATCACGCACGAAAAAGCGCTGAAATTACACCGGGCGATCTGCGATAAACGCTGCGTGAGTTTAGAATACATCTCCAGGAGAGCACGTTCTGTGAGAATGGTGGAACCCTGTAAGCTGGTTTTTAAGCAGTCCCACTGGTATCTCTATGCATTCTGTCAGGAAAAAGAAGAATTCCGCCTCTTCAGGCTGAGCCGGATTGTCTGCTTTGATATACTGGAACAGCAGTTCCGCCCCCGGCCTGTAAAGAACATTGAATTCATCTCATATTATGGGGAAGAACTCTTTTCGCCGCATGAACAGGAGGACTTTGAGGAAGTCGTCCTGGAATATGAGCCGGAGGACGCATTCGAACTGACGGACAAGATGGATGCCTCCTTTTTTAAGAGGAATAAGGATGACGGCGAAAGTCCCTGTGAAATTCGTTTTTACACTTCCGACCTTCACCGGACGGCAGTCTTTATCCTTGGATTTATACACAAGGTCAGGGTCGTCTCGCCTCCCGAACTGATTGGTGAAATAAGGCAGTTACAGAAATAA
- a CDS encoding endonuclease MutS2 produces MNQKALKTLEYNKIISQLEEYASTEMGKTFCRELIPSCSLEEIRQNQTETTDAVSRVRMKGGLSFGGVRDVRGSLKRLEIGSSLNIIELLAISSLLTVTARAKAYGRHEESDLTDDSLDEMFRTLEPLTPVNAEIKRCIVSEDEVSDEASPGLSKVRKSMKIIAGRVHTQLNSILNSSRAYLQEAVITMRDGRYCLPVKSEYKNQVAGMVHDQSSTGSTIFIEPMAIVKLNNELRELEIQEKREIEFVLAALSSELVPYTETIAVNLEILAKLDFIFAKAALSRHFNCTEPKFNNRRYLNIKDGRHPLLDPKQVVPINIYLGDQFDLLIVTGPNTGGKTVSLKTVGLFTLMGQAGLHIPAFDGSELAVFDEVFADIGDEQSIEQSLSTFSAHMTNIVSILEQADSNSLCLFDELGAGTDPTEGAALAIAVLNFLHNMTCRTMATTHYSELKVFALTTPGVENACCEFSLETLRPTYRLLIGIPGKSNAFAISKKLGLPDYIIEDAKKHIEKEDESFEDLLADLEDNRVTIEKERAEIASYKEQVATLKKRLEQKEERFSEQKEKMLAKAREEAQAILQDAKDTADQTIRSINKLSRESGVSKELEAERTKLRSKLNDVDKKLAIKPAAPKKAVSPKSLRLGDTVRVLSMNLKGTVSSLPNAKGDLYVQMGILRSMVNIRDLEMVDDNSISGPGIPQGGPRSSGSKNGGSGSSKIKMSKSYSVSPEINLIGMTVDEAVPALDKYLDDAYLAHLPQVRVVHGRGTGALKAGVHRHLKNLKYVKDYRLGEFGEGDTGVTIVTFK; encoded by the coding sequence ATGAATCAAAAAGCACTTAAAACTTTAGAATACAATAAAATTATCAGCCAGCTTGAGGAATATGCATCGACCGAGATGGGTAAGACCTTCTGCCGTGAGCTGATTCCGTCATGCAGCCTGGAAGAGATACGTCAGAACCAGACTGAGACTACGGATGCGGTATCCCGCGTCCGCATGAAGGGCGGCCTTTCCTTCGGAGGCGTAAGGGACGTGCGCGGCTCTTTAAAACGTCTGGAGATCGGAAGCTCCTTAAACATCATCGAGCTGCTCGCCATAAGCTCCCTTCTGACCGTGACCGCCAGGGCCAAGGCCTACGGGCGTCACGAGGAATCGGATCTTACGGATGATTCCCTGGATGAGATGTTCCGGACTCTGGAACCGTTAACCCCGGTCAATGCGGAGATCAAACGCTGTATCGTCTCTGAGGATGAAGTCAGTGACGAGGCCAGCCCGGGACTTTCCAAAGTCCGTAAATCCATGAAGATTATTGCAGGCCGCGTCCACACACAGTTAAACTCTATCCTGAATTCCAGCAGAGCTTACCTTCAGGAGGCCGTAATCACAATGCGTGACGGCCGTTACTGCCTTCCGGTTAAATCCGAATATAAGAATCAGGTTGCCGGCATGGTGCACGACCAGTCCTCCACCGGTTCCACAATCTTCATTGAGCCGATGGCCATAGTGAAACTGAACAACGAACTGCGCGAACTGGAAATACAGGAAAAACGCGAGATTGAATTTGTACTGGCCGCCCTCTCAAGCGAACTGGTTCCCTATACCGAAACAATCGCCGTTAACCTGGAAATCCTGGCAAAACTGGACTTTATTTTTGCCAAAGCCGCCCTGTCCAGGCATTTTAACTGTACAGAACCTAAGTTTAATAACAGGAGGTACCTCAATATCAAGGACGGACGCCATCCGCTGCTGGATCCGAAGCAGGTTGTGCCCATCAATATTTATTTGGGAGACCAGTTCGATCTTCTGATCGTAACCGGTCCCAACACCGGCGGTAAAACCGTTTCCTTAAAGACAGTTGGCCTTTTCACCCTGATGGGACAGGCAGGCCTCCACATACCGGCGTTCGACGGTTCGGAACTGGCCGTTTTCGACGAAGTGTTTGCCGACATCGGCGACGAGCAGAGCATTGAGCAGAGTCTCAGTACCTTCTCCGCCCATATGACCAATATCGTCTCGATCCTGGAGCAGGCGGATTCCAATTCCCTCTGTCTCTTCGATGAGCTGGGAGCCGGAACCGATCCGACGGAGGGAGCCGCACTGGCCATTGCCGTGTTAAATTTCCTTCACAATATGACATGCCGGACTATGGCAACCACCCATTACAGTGAGCTCAAAGTCTTTGCACTGACCACCCCCGGCGTTGAAAACGCCTGCTGTGAGTTCAGCCTTGAAACGCTCCGCCCAACCTACAGACTTCTGATCGGTATCCCCGGCAAGAGCAACGCATTTGCGATCTCCAAAAAGCTGGGACTTCCCGATTACATTATAGAAGATGCAAAAAAGCATATTGAGAAGGAGGATGAGTCCTTCGAAGACCTGCTGGCCGATTTGGAGGACAACCGTGTCACGATCGAAAAAGAGCGTGCGGAAATCGCCTCTTATAAAGAACAGGTGGCAACTTTGAAGAAACGCCTGGAACAGAAAGAAGAACGTTTTTCAGAGCAGAAGGAAAAGATGCTTGCAAAGGCCCGTGAGGAGGCTCAGGCTATTCTCCAGGATGCCAAAGATACGGCGGATCAGACAATCCGCAGCATCAATAAGCTGTCCAGGGAATCCGGCGTAAGCAAGGAACTGGAGGCGGAACGCACCAAGCTGAGAAGTAAACTGAACGACGTGGATAAGAAACTTGCAATAAAACCCGCAGCTCCGAAAAAAGCGGTTTCCCCGAAGTCACTCAGGCTCGGAGACACTGTGAGGGTTCTCTCAATGAACCTCAAGGGTACGGTAAGCTCCCTTCCAAACGCAAAGGGTGATCTCTATGTCCAGATGGGAATCCTCCGATCCATGGTCAACATCAGGGATCTGGAGATGGTGGACGACAATTCCATCAGCGGCCCCGGAATCCCACAGGGCGGCCCGCGCAGCTCCGGAAGCAAAAATGGTGGCAGCGGCAGCAGCAAAATCAAGATGTCTAAATCCTATTCCGTTTCTCCTGAGATTAATCTGATCGGGATGACCGTCGACGAGGCGGTGCCGGCGCTTGACAAATACCTGGATGACGCCTATCTGGCCCATCTTCCGCAGGTCAGGGTCGTACACGGACGCGGCACCGGCGCACTGAAAGCAGGCGTCCACAGACATCTGAAGAATTTAAAATATGTTAAAGATTACCGCCTTGGTGAATTCGGTGAAGGCGATACCGGTGTTACTATCGTTACATTTAAGTAG
- a CDS encoding MerR family transcriptional regulator translates to MKELFTIGEMARLFDVNIRTLRYYDDIGILRPETTDPDSGYRYYSSRQFERMNAIKYLRALDMPLKKIALFFEKREVKSLQMMMEEQKQDTRRKIEALMRIEQKLERRLNSLEDALSAPTGKIREIYCKKRRIAFLRKEIALGDDLEYPIRELERARLPEPAIFLGKVGVAISRENLLKRSFEHFSGIFVVLEDGDTCSGAEQYLPEGTYLTVRFTGTHKGAAGYYEKLLACMEERGYSLLGDSVEVTLIDAGFTDDTEQYVTELQIPVEKEGRP, encoded by the coding sequence ATGAAGGAGCTTTTTACAATCGGGGAGATGGCGAGGCTGTTTGATGTGAATATCCGTACGCTCCGGTATTACGATGATATCGGCATTCTGCGGCCGGAGACGACGGATCCGGATTCGGGCTACCGCTATTATTCGAGCCGGCAGTTTGAGCGCATGAATGCGATCAAATATCTGCGTGCCCTGGACATGCCGCTTAAAAAAATAGCCCTGTTTTTTGAAAAGAGAGAGGTGAAGAGCCTCCAGATGATGATGGAGGAACAGAAACAGGATACAAGGCGAAAGATCGAAGCCCTGATGCGGATTGAACAGAAGCTGGAGCGGAGACTGAATTCCCTGGAGGATGCCCTCAGTGCACCAACAGGGAAAATCAGGGAAATTTACTGCAAAAAGCGGCGGATTGCATTCCTGCGGAAGGAGATTGCCCTGGGGGATGATTTGGAGTACCCGATCAGGGAACTGGAGCGGGCAAGGCTGCCGGAACCGGCGATTTTCCTGGGGAAGGTGGGGGTTGCCATTTCAAGGGAAAATCTACTGAAACGGAGCTTTGAACATTTTTCCGGCATCTTTGTGGTTCTGGAGGATGGGGATACCTGCAGCGGTGCAGAGCAGTATCTGCCGGAGGGAACTTATCTGACGGTACGTTTTACGGGCACGCATAAGGGAGCGGCCGGATATTATGAGAAATTACTCGCCTGCATGGAAGAAAGAGGATATTCTCTGCTCGGGGATTCCGTGGAAGTGACACTGATAGACGCCGGATTTACTGATGATACGGAGCAGTATGTGACGGAACTTCAGATCCCGGTGGAAAAAGAGGGGCGGCCATGA
- a CDS encoding PC4/YdbC family ssDNA-binding protein, protein MELKYEIYKECGSLCKPNNGWTKELNLISWNSREPVYDIRAWSENHEKMGKGVTLTAGELKALKELLNGMEL, encoded by the coding sequence ATGGAACTCAAGTACGAAATATATAAGGAATGCGGCAGCCTTTGCAAGCCCAATAACGGCTGGACCAAGGAGCTGAACCTGATAAGCTGGAACAGCAGGGAGCCGGTCTACGATATCAGGGCATGGTCGGAAAACCACGAGAAGATGGGAAAGGGAGTCACCCTGACGGCCGGGGAACTCAAAGCGCTGAAAGAACTTCTGAACGGTATGGAACTGTAA
- a CDS encoding MATE family efflux transporter, whose translation MKQENLLTEGNIFRALLTFSIPFLIASLIQALYGAVDLMVVGWYCSPESVAAVSTGTQVTQIITNLVSGLTMGGTILVGKYTGMQDEEQTRRTIGTTLSVFAIVAIVLTGVMLYFTDPILALLKTPAESLYLAKQYVTICFCGIFFICGYNAISAILRGYGDSRRPMYFVALSCVLNIIGDFTFVKYLDMGVSGTALATVLSQSVSMIVSIIYLNKKKFLFTFTFSNMRIYKDRVKELACVGIPISFQESMVRLSFLYLTSVTNRLGVNTAAAVGIAGKYDVFAMLPATSIASALAVITAQNYGAGKLYRAKKSLAAGIGFAFFASCLFFVWAQVSPQTMIGVFNTDPEIVRAGIPFFRACSYDYLAVSFVFCLNGYMNGRGKTVFTMISCCFGALLLRMPLIWIVYTHYPDNLLLIGSIAPAVSGFMAVYTLGFVIRQIRKDSRQDGQC comes from the coding sequence ATGAAACAGGAAAACCTTTTAACGGAAGGCAATATTTTCCGGGCGCTTTTGACATTTTCAATCCCGTTTTTGATAGCGAGCCTGATACAGGCGCTGTATGGCGCTGTGGATTTGATGGTGGTGGGATGGTACTGTTCTCCGGAGAGCGTTGCGGCCGTTTCCACCGGAACCCAGGTGACTCAGATTATCACCAACCTGGTTTCGGGCCTTACAATGGGAGGCACTATTCTGGTGGGAAAATATACGGGGATGCAGGATGAGGAGCAGACGAGGAGGACGATCGGAACAACACTGTCTGTTTTTGCAATCGTCGCCATTGTCCTCACGGGCGTTATGCTGTATTTTACCGACCCGATCCTGGCCCTCTTAAAGACACCGGCCGAATCGCTTTACCTGGCAAAGCAGTATGTCACGATCTGTTTTTGTGGAATTTTTTTTATCTGCGGATACAATGCAATCAGCGCAATCCTCCGTGGATACGGCGATTCCAGGCGGCCGATGTATTTTGTGGCCCTCTCCTGCGTACTCAATATCATCGGCGATTTTACATTTGTAAAATACCTGGATATGGGGGTGTCGGGAACGGCGCTGGCAACGGTCCTGTCGCAGTCCGTCAGCATGATTGTCTCAATTATTTACCTGAATAAAAAGAAATTCCTGTTTACGTTTACGTTCAGCAATATGCGGATTTATAAAGACAGGGTCAAAGAACTGGCCTGTGTCGGGATTCCGATTTCGTTCCAGGAGAGTATGGTCAGACTCTCATTTCTCTACCTGACCTCGGTGACCAACCGGCTGGGAGTCAATACGGCCGCCGCGGTGGGAATTGCGGGAAAATACGATGTGTTCGCCATGCTTCCGGCAACCTCCATTGCCAGCGCCCTGGCCGTTATCACCGCTCAGAATTACGGCGCGGGGAAACTTTACAGGGCTAAAAAATCACTGGCAGCGGGAATCGGCTTTGCTTTTTTTGCATCCTGCCTGTTTTTTGTCTGGGCCCAGGTTTCACCGCAGACGATGATCGGCGTATTTAATACGGATCCCGAGATTGTCCGGGCCGGAATCCCGTTTTTCAGGGCCTGCAGTTATGACTACCTGGCTGTTTCCTTTGTGTTCTGCCTGAACGGGTATATGAACGGCAGGGGGAAGACCGTATTTACAATGATTAGCTGCTGCTTCGGCGCGCTGCTTTTAAGAATGCCCCTCATCTGGATTGTATATACACATTATCCCGATAATTTGCTGCTGATCGGTTCCATAGCGCCTGCGGTTTCCGGTTTTATGGCCGTCTATACGCTGGGATTCGTCATCAGGCAGATACGGAAGGATTCGCGGCAGGACGGACAGTGTTAA